From the genome of Scytonema hofmannii PCC 7110, one region includes:
- a CDS encoding peptidoglycan-binding domain-containing protein produces MKIPTRTVVSFFRSEKSKVCFPGTKQVYLFTKRPILHQDFTAKSLQDAINELQTILYAQGFLVNISGKFDLETEGAVKEFQIKNNLHVDGIVGALTWACLCYPMIYRGMKILTPKLQESVKELQSILHKEGFFKKEPYGVFDRQTEKAVKYFQRNYGLKDDGIVGAATWAVLLGMRQKKDVRTPKVFCFLPLQMLSFWKQLLMLAFIILGIYNSPIAGPDPQFNKALVTGYALTYIVPFLLDCIPFKQASEQTLPLFEYAPYMLTGIFWKPILNFIEQLVN; encoded by the coding sequence ATGAAAATCCCGACCCGAACCGTAGTTTCTTTTTTTAGATCAGAGAAATCAAAAGTATGTTTTCCTGGCACAAAACAAGTTTATCTATTCACAAAGCGTCCTATACTTCACCAAGACTTTACAGCCAAATCTCTACAGGACGCCATTAATGAATTGCAAACAATATTATATGCTCAAGGATTCCTTGTAAATATCAGTGGAAAATTTGATTTAGAAACTGAGGGAGCAGTTAAGGAATTTCAAATAAAAAATAATCTACACGTTGATGGAATCGTTGGAGCACTAACTTGGGCTTGTCTTTGTTATCCCATGATTTATCGTGGTATGAAAATTTTGACACCCAAATTACAAGAGTCTGTGAAAGAATTGCAAAGTATTTTGCATAAAGAAGGATTTTTTAAAAAAGAACCTTATGGTGTTTTTGATCGGCAAACGGAAAAAGCAGTTAAATATTTTCAAAGAAATTACGGACTGAAAGATGATGGTATAGTTGGGGCTGCTACTTGGGCTGTCTTATTAGGAATGCGACAAAAAAAGGATGTTCGTACTCCTAAAGTGTTTTGTTTTTTGCCATTGCAAATGTTGTCTTTTTGGAAACAATTGTTAATGCTTGCTTTCATCATACTAGGTATCTATAACAGTCCGATAGCTGGTCCAGATCCTCAATTCAATAAGGCGTTAGTTACTGGGTATGCGCTGACTTATATTGTGCCTTTTCTACTGGATTGTATTCCATTTAAGCAAGCTAGCGAGCAAACATTACCACTTTTTGAATATGCTCCCTATATGTTAACTGGCATCTTTTGGAAGCCTATTCTTAACTTCATTGAGCAACTGGTGAACTAA